One Nicotiana tomentosiformis chromosome 1, ASM39032v3, whole genome shotgun sequence genomic window, ATTAACACTTTTTGACATATTCCATCTTATGGTTCATACCTGGCCCTTTTACTGTTCAAGAAACCTCAGACAAACCTTTTGTAGTTCTTGGCCGCAACTGCTGTCTTTCCAGCCTGGCTTCTAGCAGCTTTGCCTTCAGTGTATTCTCTTTTACACCTAGCGGTAATTTTGAAGAAGATTCAACCACCTCAAGATCCGGGGCTGTTAATTTTGATGTCCACTTCTGCACTGGACTTGTAGGGCCAGTAAACGTCGTTGGATCAAAAGAATGTTCCATATGCTTATCATCATTTTTAAGTGACTTAGCTTCTGAAGGCAATGAATGATCCCTAAGCAAGTTGTTCAGCAACGAACTTCCAGTTTTCATTCGATCATTCTTTCTTTTCTGGGATTTTCTTTGTTTAGTGACACTTATATCAAGCACACATGAATCATTACCTTCAACAGGAGTCTCTTTAACCACCATTGACTCAAAGAGTTTCTCTTCAGGTTGGATTCTTGAGCTAGTCACATCAGGGTCCTTTGAAACTGGAGTTTCAATCTTTTTCTGTGGTGGATTGGATTCAGTTATGTTTTTCTCATGTTGGTTGATGCAGCTACTGTCATCATGCTTTCCATGCAAACCTCTATTTGATTCAGAAGCATGGATAGTGTTAGCAAATGAATGACCATCTTCATTCTCTATTCTGGGTGCACTTGCAATATTGTTCAAGTGAAAGGATTCCAAAGAATGCCTGCGTAAGCAGCTTTCCTTTGCTCCTTTTAGGTTTAAGACATTATTCTTGTAATCACTAGAATGTCTAGCTTTAAGAAAAGTTTGTATTTCGGACCTCAACTTGTCCACAGTTGTTTTCTTTTCTGCAAGACCATGACGATTTTGGGCTTGCTTCATTTGCATCCTCTCATCTAACCAGGCTTCACAAATATGGATGATCAATCCATCCTTCTCTTCGGTCAATGTGTGATCCTTTTTCAGTTTGCTTTTCAAGAACCGCACTTCTTGTTCATACTCCTTAGTTCCATTGGCAAACTCATCACATAATTCTTCTAGCATAATCCGTGCCTCCCGTTCTCTTTCAAGTTCTTTTAAAGCATTAGAGAAAGAGGATTTGACTTCGGCAAGCTCTCGAGCAAGCTTACGGTGAAGATTTACTGAGTGTTTCCTCAACTTTCTTTCATCTTGTAACTCAACAGTCAGTGTCTTGACTGCATCTTCGGTTCTGTTATGCTGCTTGTTCTTTCTTCCAATTCTGTAATCAGCAACTAGCATCGTCAAGTCATCTATTTCTTCTctgtctctttttttttcttcttgtagTTCCTTTACACGTCTTTGAGAGTGATCGAGTTCTTTTCTCAATGCTTTCACCAACGACATGTTTGATACATGTTTTTCTTCAAGACTCCAAATCCTATTAAGTATCTTAAGTAACTCCGTTGATGTTTTAAGGCTGTAGCTTGACTTTCCACTTCTACCTTTAAGGTCCTTTGAGCTGGGCGGAGTCTCAACAGGTTTATAAGGAGCCATCTGTCAGGGAACACGAGGAATTTAAACATTAATGCACCAATGAATTTGGTTACATGAAATATGCTGAAAAATTTGAATATAGCGCGTGGAAGACGGATTCCAGTACACAGTTAAACAAGGCAACACGTGCTTGCATTAATCTTCTCATTTATAGATGGGGAATTTCTCATGTGGCAAAAGCAGGTCTATAACAGACTCAATCAAGTAACATTCAGAGAACACTATGTGGATTTCACAAAATACACATCCAATATCCTGACTTTAATCACCAGAATATTTGTTAGAACTCAGTTGAAGAAGCACATCTATCTTCTATATTAGCCCCCTCTAAGATCAAATGCCCAATATTTCATGATCCCTGAGTCATATGGGAAACATTGCGTGTTACTGAAGGCATCATGGTTCAATTTTCTTAAACATTTGTAAATCCAGGAAGCTTTCATGTAGATACAAATTTTGACATAAAAacctgttcttttttttttttgcgcggggggagaggggggggggggtatggCCAGAGAACAATTGAAACATGCATATGTATCTACAAAAGACGATGCTGATTGTTCTTTGCAGTGATTTTCCAAATTGATTTGTATTGTGTAGTACAGATTCATTCCTGAGCTAGGATCTCAAGTTAAAACTTCTAGTGCCAATAAGTTACCTCCATTGAGCTACAGTAACTTGCAGGAGATTCAAGCGATTGAGCGCCCCCATTCTTCGCAAGTAAATGATGATGATGCTGTCTAAGTGATGCTGCAATGTCCCGTCCTAGACTACTGGTGCTTGTTGGCTGCCACAAAATAAAAGAACCATCAATAATCAGGTTATAACCTCTGGAAGTATGTCAAGATAAAAAGTTCAAAACACTTTCTCCTTTAGCAGAAAAGAAACAAATAGACATCCTCTTGACTCTTCAATCAAGTTGAAAGACAGGTAATTTCGTTGTAATGATTTTCACTTGTGTAGAAAGTTTTCTCATGTACTAAGCATTCTCAAGATTAACACAACAACCTACACAATTGACTTGGAGAAACAAGACTCTCTATAGAGCAATTCTATGTGGCAACATGCCATTGTACTAAAGGCATTCTAACATATATGTTCTGTTTGTGAACTGCCTTAGGAATCCACCTCTACCAGATAGCCTTTCTAACCTGTGTACTATGATATAAACTTGAGGCACCAAAAGACATACTTTAACATAGTTCGAACTGAAAGCAATAGGTTTAGTTGAACTACAAAACTCGTCTTAAATCCGCCTCTGTTTAGTAACTGAAAGCAATAGGTTTGTGAACTGCCTTAGGAATCCACCTCTACCAGATAGCCTTTCTAACCTGTGTACTATGATATAAACTTGAGACACCAAAAGACATACTTGAACATAGTTCGAACTGAAAGCAATAGGTTTAGTTGAACTACAAAACTCGTCTTAAATCCGCCTCTGTTTAGTAACTAAAATATGCAGTTTGGAGCAGAACAACAAccaagtataatcccacaagtgggtgTCGGGTCGTCTGAGAGGTAGTGTATAACTAGACATTAGATAGGTTATTTTCGATACACGCTCGGCATAAAATATGCAGTTTGgactttaaaaaaaatagaaaagttcCTAGTACTTGACCTGTTGTGGTGGGCTATCTAGTGAGTCAGCTGGTTGGCTGGGAAGCTTAGAACGTTTGTCTTTGTGATTTTGAGGAAGAGGGCCAATCTTGCTCATCTTATGGACTTGGGGTTGAAATTCCCAGAGATTGGCACCAAGTTTTCTGACAGAGATTGAAGCAGAATTGGAAGAAAAAGGCAAATCTTGAAGTAGAGAACCATCAGCTTGAGCCAACCCAATTTTCCATGTAGGTGAAGGAGTAGTACAATTACCCCCTCTTTTCCCCACTAAAACACCTTGTTTCAACTTTACTACCAACAATTCCTCTTCTTGCTTTTTCTTATTCCTTCTCTCTTTTTCTACCTTTTCCTCTCTCTCCATCTTTTTCTCACTCTTGTTGCAAATTTTTCAAAATTGTTGGTGCTTGTCTTACTCAAAGATCCTCTTTTTTCAACAAAATTTTCAAACTGTTTGATATTGTCCACCTCCCCATGTCTCTTACTTTAGACTCACCTTTACCACCCCCTCTCTCTCTCCCACGCGGACAAAGGTAAATTCTTGAACTCCTCTTAATCACCTATTTCTGTTCTTTTCACAATTGAAAATTTTGTCTGCTTTATGTCATTCTATCTCTCTCCATATCTATCCATCAGTCTGTGTAGTTCTTTCAGAGCAGTTGTGCTCTGATTTTTCTCATCAACTTTCATGTTATACAGTCAAGTTGATGCTCTATCTACCTAGGGATACAATTTGATAGCTACTGtatacttgagaaatattaaaAAATGGTACTTAAATCTTTAGATTTGGCTTTTAATCATGCCATTTATTGATGAGTGTGACACGTACTAAGTTACACTCTCCAAAGGACCAAGAATCAGACACAGACACATGCAAAGCGGCAGCTACTCTATAGGCAAGAATTTTCCATCCAATGAGATATTTAAGCAAACTGGCAAATACAAAGAAAAGCCAAAAGTTTTGGTAGAAAGAGTCCAAATTTGAGGATTAAAAGAATAGGGTTAGTTATG contains:
- the LOC104117490 gene encoding uncharacterized protein At5g41620-like; the encoded protein is MEREEKVEKERRNKKKQEEELLVVKLKQGVLVGKRGGNCTTPSPTWKIGLAQADGSLLQDLPFSSNSASISVRKLGANLWEFQPQVHKMSKIGPLPQNHKDKRSKLPSQPADSLDSPPQQPTSTSSLGRDIAASLRQHHHHLLAKNGGAQSLESPASYCSSMEMAPYKPVETPPSSKDLKGRSGKSSYSLKTSTELLKILNRIWSLEEKHVSNMSLVKALRKELDHSQRRVKELQEEKKRDREEIDDLTMLVADYRIGRKNKQHNRTEDAVKTLTVELQDERKLRKHSVNLHRKLARELAEVKSSFSNALKELEREREARIMLEELCDEFANGTKEYEQEVRFLKSKLKKDHTLTEEKDGLIIHICEAWLDERMQMKQAQNRHGLAEKKTTVDKLRSEIQTFLKARHSSDYKNNVLNLKGAKESCLRRHSLESFHLNNIASAPRIENEDGHSFANTIHASESNRGLHGKHDDSSCINQHEKNITESNPPQKKIETPVSKDPDVTSSRIQPEEKLFESMVVKETPVEGNDSCVLDISVTKQRKSQKRKNDRMKTGSSLLNNLLRDHSLPSEAKSLKNDDKHMEHSFDPTTFTGPTSPVQKWTSKLTAPDLEVVESSSKLPLGVKENTLKAKLLEARLERQQLRPRTTKGLSEVS